In a single window of the Littorina saxatilis isolate snail1 linkage group LG5, US_GU_Lsax_2.0, whole genome shotgun sequence genome:
- the LOC138967529 gene encoding uncharacterized protein isoform X1, producing the protein MYCLAAFFIIGALGTTPSVLGLDLDCFDENALESEMTKCFTQSGLSVDAHTVADVQTAILTNTSYVCRNTEAFKSAVSCVMGFARNCLISLWVDPAILPDANKMTDGLVYLCHHLADVDAKCFIGTLPTIAKCTRRKARAAHSVSDSDRSLKFIFCKAFDATLNCARQQLGVCPRRTKEIVVNFFTYVTPAACSGGDFPRSTDGGTSRVFLLFAALLTVICR; encoded by the exons ATGTATTGCCTTGCAGCATTCTTTATCATTG GCGCACTGGGGACCACGCCCAGCGTACTTGGCCTTGACCTTGACTGCTTTGACGAAAACGCCTTGGAGAGTGAGATGACAAAATGCTTCACGCAGTCGGGCCTCTCTGTCGATGCGCACACCGTGGCAGATGTGCAGACTGCCATTCTGACCAACACCAGCTACGTCTGCAG GAACACCGAGGCATTTAAGTCCGCTGTGTCATGTGTCATGGGTTTCGCCAGAAACTGTCTAATATCTCTGTGGGTAGACCCGGCCATTCTACCGGACGCCAACAAAATGACCGATGGTCTTGTTTACCTCTGTCACCATCTTGCAG ATGTTGACGCTAAATGCTTCATTGGGACACTTCCGACCATTGCCAAGTGTACGAGACGGAAGGCACGTGCTGCCCACTCTGTGTCTGACAGTGATCGGAGCTTGAAGTTTATCTTCTGCAA GGCATTTGACGCTACCCTGAACTGCGCGCGACAGCAACTTGGTGTCTGTCCCAGGAGGACCAAAGAGATTGTTGTCAACTTCTTCACGTACGTCACTCCGGCAGCATGTAGTGGAGGTGACTTTCCGAGATCCACAGATG